One Mugil cephalus isolate CIBA_MC_2020 chromosome 10, CIBA_Mcephalus_1.1, whole genome shotgun sequence genomic window carries:
- the LOC125014622 gene encoding uncharacterized protein LOC125014622 produces the protein MATITMDQTNSPEEEETPLTRVDVIRHMVDYYFGIIDPKQWAFLLKGNPDDKTRYILAELLMDMMDLMLITQPRLSEEEMRGLKPWERLASSLGEALPQTLPQLLIVPDKVFRKILDSLRIIIYRVAAVGCVKCMLLADNHPKPYAQYRTAFLRMVKEMVNCTIKMLCNDNKRLMCQHQRLHLKLSLVTSKPRLPENKEHVESRTSGVNNK, from the exons ATGGCAACCATCACCATGGACCAAACCAACAGtccagaagaagaggagactcCTCTGACTAGAGTGGACGTGATTCGCCACATGGTGGATTACTACTTCGGGATTATTGATCCCAAGCAGTGGGCCTttctgctgaaaggaaaccccGACGACAAGACCAG GTACATCCTGGCAGAGCTACTCATGGACATGATGGATCTGATGCTCATCACCCAACCAAGGCTctcagaggaggagatgagaggactTAAACCTTGGGAGCGGCTGGCATCCAGTTTGGGGGAGGCTCTACCCCAAACTCTTCCTCAACTTTTGATTGTCCCTGATAAGGTCTTTCGCAAGATCTTGGACTCTTTGAGGATCATCATATATAGAGTAGCGGCAGTAGGGTGTGTCAAGTGCATGCTCTTAGCCGACAACCACCCGAAGCCATATGCACAGTACAGAACTGCATTCCTCCGAATGGTGAAGGAAATGGTCAACTGTACCATTAAAATGCTGTGCAATGACAACAAGAGACTGATGTGCCAACATCAGCGTCTCCACCTGAAACTCAGCCTAGTCACTTCCAAACCGAGACTCCCTGAAAACAAGGAACATGTGGAGTCAAGAACATCTGGAGTCAACAACAAGTAg
- the c10h15orf61 gene encoding uncharacterized protein C15orf61 homolog, with protein sequence MKEILRKVHSIFLKVVLFPRSFGRTGPRPPASEVLTCHLLQRRLPPWTSYCVPYSSVHNDQFGLSNFNWRVQGSNYQILRTGCFPFIKYHCTKAPAQNLDFEDKFFTMLKVINLGIPCLAYGIGCWMVIGATETIQTSAGPVTIYFAYKEEEGAQY encoded by the exons ATGAAGGAGATTTTGAGGAAGGTGCATAGCATCTTCCTAAAGGTCGTCTTGTTCCCGAGGTCGTTTGGCAGGACAGGTCCACGGCCTCCTGCCTCTGAGGTGTTAACCTGCCACCTGCTGCAGCGCAGACTCCCTCCGTGGACTTCATACTGTGTCCCTTACAGCTCCGTCCACAATGACCAGTTTGGACtgtccaactttaactggagaGTTCAGGGATCCAACTACCAGatactgagaacaggctgcttccCCTTTATAAAGTACCACTGCACCAAAGCACCTGCACAGAACCTGGACTTTGAAGACAAGTTTTTCACCATGCTGAAAGTTATCAATCTGg gtATCCCTTGCTTGGCCTATGGTATTGGGTGCTGGATGGTGATAGGAGCTACAGAAACGATACAGACAAGTGCTGGACCTGTCACCATCTATTTTGcctacaaagaagaagaaggtgcacagtactga